Below is a genomic region from Medicago truncatula cultivar Jemalong A17 chromosome 3, MtrunA17r5.0-ANR, whole genome shotgun sequence.
tgaatcggACAATGTTATTATTATGCTGGGAGTGGGGTTATCAGTCTGCTTCTTAACTCCCACCTCAGCCACCAAGCCATCATTCTATCCCCTCCTTATGTCTAGAAATGAATCTAACTAACGTGATTGTGCATCATGAAATATTTGGTGAGTAAATCAACTAGTAAGCTAAAATCCACATACTAAGGCCCTGTTTCGATAAACAACTAATTAAACGCTTATACCACAAGATGTAAGAGCTTATCATATAACTTGTGCAGTTGTTCTAATGTGTAAGTTATTTGTataacaaagataaaataaagaaacTGTTTtcctataagctataagctattttcataagccaTACTGGATAGGTAACGGAAATAACAGAAAACATCCtttggacatgtcataagttgtttctatatGTTCTCGCAAACAGTCTAATAGGTAGgtgcttatgtcagtagataagccTAAATGAGTCAAATAAAACTTTAAAGCAAGGCGGAAAACCCTACAATAAGATATAATTCAAATATAAGTGGATAGTATTAACCAACCTGAGATGAAACAtttgaattgttcttgacaaCATCACGGCGAACATTTAAGGATTGAAAATAGTACGATCTTGCAGCTTGAAGGTCCCCATCATAATATTTAAGATCACCAATTTTATTAAGAGAAACAGAAAGTGTATGTGTAATCTGTAGGACAAGAAGttcaaaaattaattgatgaaaaacaAAAGTAGCTTGATcttacaatttattatttttcactaaAGCCAAGACAAGCAAGGTTCTAATGAAATAACCTCCAAATCATCTTTTGGCAACTTTGACAGAAATTCAACACTTTCTTCAAAATAAGTAACTGCAGAGCTGCTATCACCCATTGCTCGGCTGCAGAATATTGATGTCAACATGAAGGTCACAATCAACGTCTTAAACATGACATTGAACTATACTCTTTTATAACTTGTGAAACAGTAAGAAATATGGTTCAAGATGAATCAAACAGAGAAGAGCAAAAGGTATGAAGTACATAAAATTAAAGATTTAAGAGCACAAAATATTTCCATGAATGAATCGTAACAGACAATTATGTGAAAAATGTTGGAACTATATCATGATGTGTTTAGGAGGGGGGGATTGGGTAGGTCAACTACTTTGAGTAAGGAAATCGAAGGAGTTAAGGCTTAAAGGACCACGGTTCAAACCTCAGTGAAGCAGAAAATACAAACATCACATTCACAGCTAATATACTAACATTTTCCTATCCCCAAAAAATTAATGCTTTTAGGACCCGTTTCAAAGTGCGAGAGAACAGAAAAAGTAGCAAAAACTGATTCTGAACACCATAAAGGCAAATACTGCTTTTAGCAAATTGCAGAGTTGATACTGcattatatagatatagatatagataaaaatggaaataatttcAACTACACACAGATAACCAAAACTCAACACCCTCAATACCAAAGATGGTTTGAATTCAACACATTAATTTTCCAATCTCCACTGATTCTAGTCTAAACATTCTGGTTTGCTTTTACATTTCTTGGTCTCAGTCTAGTTATATTCAGTTTTACTGTCGGTATTGTCAATAGCTGATCGTGGAAAATAGAAGTTTACTCTAGTTTTGTTACTTACAAAACTATAACGCcgctatagctgctatttgacaGCACTTTACCCTAAATAGAGTATTGCGAAATAATagagatttgttccaaatttgtTATGCTATAAcactatagccgctatttgacaactcTGGTTACTGTTTGCACGAGTATTTCGACTGCGTCTTTATATATCAGTTTATTATTTGACTCCTAAAAGTCCTAACAGATACACTACTCTTGGTTAAAATTTCTCGATCTTTCGCTAAGCACCAACCATATATCTAAACAATATCTGATCATAGAATACATTGAAAATATCAAACAACTTACCAGCAGTCACCAAGCATACCCAAGACTGCTCCAAGCTGTGAACATAACTCTGAAGTGTTACCAACTTTTTCAATCTGACTACGAACGTCTTCTGCACATAGGTTGAGTCTTGATTTGGCACTTTCTAAATTCTGAGCACGGAATGCCTGTTTTTGGAATACATATGGTAAAATGCTCATTATCAAGTGGCCGAACAAAGTATAAAACAAACTTAGTAAAACAACAAGTTGTAGCTTCAGCAGAGCAAGGGTCCCCATCAACGATGTTATATCCAAATAAACAACTTATAggttatatgaaaacaatttgactttgttttaactttgttatagaaatagcttatatataaTCCCTTAGAAAATAAGTGTTTATAgcataagtgcttaattaagaaGCGGTTTATCCAAACGAGGCCAAAGTattaaacatcaaataatatttaCCAGCTCAGAATGTATCAAAAGTAATCAACATTTCTCCACTTTCATTGTAGATGATAATAGTAAATGAAAAAATTTTCAAGGATCTTCCACTCTttcacaaatttaatttaaccCTTCATATATAAGACTACATTCACATTTAAAAAGGACATACCCTCATGGCCTGTTGCACCAAGAAAGAACCTCTTTCCAAAGACACATCCTCGTATATGACAGGCTTATTATTCTCTGCTGCTTCTTCGCCATTGTCTAAATTAACAGACCTTTTGATCCTGGCATGACCTTCAATAAAGCGATCAACTACACCTTGAAGATCAGCATCGGGCTCGATCTTCTCAATATCAGCCCCACATAACGGACAGTCCTTAAAGCGCAATATACATGCCCTACACATCAGAcagacaaaataaaaaatgagtcaAAATCATTATATGCAATATATATCCAAGAAATAAACACGGGCCGCGATACATACTTGCAGAAAACATGAGAACAAGGCACACATTTGCTGGTGTCGAATAGAAGTGCCTGGCATACCATACAACTAAGAGGACCAATCTTGAATGTTTGTGAGTCATATCCCAACGGACACTTTGGTGAGACACTAGCCGAGTCCTTAACCTCTTTCTTCACCTTACTGTCATGCTCTACATGATGTTTATTTGAGTTTTCATTCGATTTTTTAGAAGCATTACTGTCATCTGGCCGGGGAATTTTAACAAAAGGACATACTGGTTTCATATTGAATCTCCACAACAAGAACCTACAAAGACAGGACATTTTCATTCAGTTAACTTTAGAACAACTTCAAATACATACAAAAAGTGCAACCAAAAACACGAAAAAAGTAGTAATATTCAATCCTCATAAATTATAGACACAAATTGCAATGATAATAATCAGAAATACCATCAATTAAAActccaacaaaaacaacatcttTGCATTCAGTTGACTTAAGAACAATCTTcctatataaacaaaatttgcaACCAAAAACACATAAGTATCAATCTACATCATTATAGTCTTATCGacacaaatcaaaatgataacATCACAAAtcatatgaattaaaaaaaccaacaaatgcAAATTCTTTGCATTCAGTTGACTTAAGAACAATCTTCCTATATAAACAAAACTTGCAACCAAAAACACAAAAGTATCATTCTACATCATTATAGTGTTATACACAcaaattaaaatgacaaaatcaaaaaactctatcaaattaaaacatgaagAAGTGAATAATTCAAGttcatttttttacaacaaataaaatatgaatgaaatctccatcaaatcaaaccaaacatacCCAGAATagaattacaaacaaattttcaatcttttcaCATAACAAAtgaacttcaaaaaaaatgaacacTACCCAAGTACCCCAAATTATTCCAACATCATCAATTTTCAAAAGGGTATGCAAAAATAATATcaagattcaatttttttcaagaaaaataaaaaagatgagaaTGTTACAGaatcaagagagagaaaagacgaatttgaaagaaacaacGTTGTTGCAGGTGTCTTCGTTTGTGAGAGAATTGTGCGATGAATTCTGAGGAAATTGTGGATTGTGTGATGATGCGGTTGGTTGGAGATCGAAGTTGGgcttatcttttatatttagtttttagtccttaattctaatgtttatttcatttcatactcaaccaaacaaaacagaaaaaatttcaaataaattaaataaaaaggttaaatatattttaaatcctctaaataccataaaaaaaaaacttcaaacaattttttatatcgttaacttaataatttaatctttattattattttggtataAATCTTTATTAATTTATCTATAACTTCAAATCAAAGATTCAGTTGTTAAACTTAatattaaatagttaaattattaaactgatgatatatttttttagggaaaaactAGTGATAATTTATAatcttatcaattaaaaaaatccgTTTGAACACAAAACGTGAACTTTGTTCGACAGATATAATGCAAGGACATATGAAATTAGGGGTGACTGAGATAATTAATTAAGACAATTCAAACATAGTTCGAAATTTGATTTGAGATTTAATTCGTtgaatttgatttagaaatCATACGAGTTTAATTTgagctaaaaataaaataaatcctttAACTAAATGAGTTTAACATGAGTTATATATAGTTTGCTCATGAGTTgattatatgtatgtatgtggaATTTTActgatttttgtttatgttatatttacATGTATTAGTTTTGGtgtgtttttgtaattttgtttttgtatgttgctataacacacatTCTAACAAAATTAAGTGGGTGTTTTCTAGCAAATcatataggcatttgctaggatacacccacttattttttagaatgagtgttttagcaagtgaataaataaaaagtggttaaatacaccttaaggtgtagctttgctaaaacacttcAACATAAAAACTAGTTGGTATGATCTAGCAAATCCATATATATTAAAAGGTCAAAGATCtgagaatttatattttttaccaaaaagacGACTTATgaattactccatccgtcctataataatatagttttttgtaaaaaaaatattgtcctaaAATAACTGatccatttcacttttcaatacaatattaattatttttttctaattacaactctaattaatattactttcatcactcCCAATTCGATTTattccactttgcatttatgacaGTGGAGAATGCAGCAATACATAACAAAAgaacttaaaaccatttttctctctccttcatttatacatttttcttaatatgtgtgaaatgagcaAATGACTCAGTTAATCCGGAACGAATGGAGTATATGATTCAAGTAAATGAGTTGAATTGAGTCGTTCGCGAACTTTGAAAAAGTCAAACTCAAGCTAAATCAATCGTATCAAACTCTAGTCGAGTTTTAAGTTGAACCAATTTTTATCGAGTCGAATTGAGCTCAGACCATATATAAAACCCATTTCGCATAAACTTTGCATATTAGAAATCCTTacatatatcaatatttttgtaaaggatacattagagctgtcaaaaggGGTCGGGCCGTATGGGCTGGCccgaaagcccgaataaaaCGTAGAGCTTGGGCCTGAAAATTGCAGCCCGAATTTCTTTAGGGCTTTTTAACCCGGCCCGTGAAAGCCCATAACCCGTACGGGCTACGGGTAGTCCGGCAGCCCGCGTAAAAAAATTCAGCCCTCTTATGTGTGATGTGTGTGACCCAATTTCTGCTTTCTTGTTTAACCTTTTTCATGTATTTATGAACTTATAAAGATTTTCTCGTGATTAAAAGATTCTTGAAGTTATTTGCTAAATCAATAAACTTATGCATATGGGAAAATTTTAAGTAGTTACTGAGAACTGTAGTTTTGACTCTCTTCTGCTTAAGGTTGCACTGAAACATGCGAAGACTTTTTTATTAGAATAGTCTAATTCAGAGATGTAACGTGCCACTCCAACATTGAATATATGatgtttgaaatgatttttattgcTACAAAAGGCATTTAGCGAATTCCcattcattgaatttttttagcaCTTTTTCACTTATTTCAAACTTGAAAAGTATTAATAATTTCATTGTATGCTACGGAAAATCATTTTAGTGCtgagaatatttatatttagtaCTTATTGAGTTTTTAAATAGTCACTTATTGTTTTCACTGCAATATCTAAACTTGTGAACCGCACTCTGAGTTATCTTTAGTTATGGTTTCCCATTGAAAAACACCAAACAATTTGCACTGGAGTATCAACAATTGCTTATTGTCactagtatatatttttattagacTAATCTACTTCAAACATCATAAATTGTGcaaggataaaaaaattaaaaaaaaaaaaagtacacgcgggctggcccgttagcccgtatagggccgggctcggcTCTTTTATTTCATCCCGTATTTAAATTGGGATTTTTAGCCCGACCCTAAAAAACGTGCAACCGTTCGGACCGGCCCTAAACGGGTCGGATAGTCCGTTTTAACAGCCCTCTAGGATacattaattgttttgtttttgtttagtcTCTTAATATAGTCTCAActaaatttctttgttttttattcaaaaataaatgtttattcTACAAAAGTTATACTATCAATGCACACTTaagaaaagaagataaaaaaaaatgatttcagtgtgttacataaaaaaaaaattgttagtcAAAATCATCACATAGACTATTAGAAGATTGTACGAGTTTCCTTTCAACCGATAGAAGGTTAGATAAAGGCTCTAATAGTTGAGTTAGGGATATTGATTCTTTTTCAAGTCTACTAACTATTACATGGACCTAGAAGATACCAAACCGAGTCAAACCTCAAATAGAATTGGATAATGAGGCATCAACCCCATATTTTCTGTTTACAATGCCAATAACAACAAGGACTGGTGAGTAAGGAAGCACGTTTTGAGGAAAGGTTGCATGATATGGACTTTGTCAACATATAATGTCGTGAAGAAGAAAGCTAACAAGCGGACGTGTGGCATCACGAACCCCTCAACAAACAAAAACTCATGCACTACCCGCAAAAAAAGTCGAGCAATGCTAGACATTGTAGGCCATGTTCTTTTGGCCAATAGGAGTAGATTTTCCTATAAATAACTATTATGTACAATGTATTGAACACAcaataaataaaacacaatatTTATGCTATACCTCAATAGTGGAAGGAGCCAGTAAAAGGGGCCTCACCTTCATCAAAATATTTGTCAAGGTCGTTGTTTGGGATATTTCTTGGTGGAGATAAAATCAGGGGGCTGTACAAAGCTTGAAATGAGAGAATTTCAAAAGATTTGAGTTCATAGAAAATTCAAGGGAGGATTACCATGGTGAAAAAAGGAATTTTCGGCTAAGCCTGTTTAAAGGAAACGGTAATGTAATGATTAGGAAAATATATCACCTAATTAGTTGAGAATATGAAGGTTACTGGTATCATTGAAAACACTATGTGTTTTCAGGAGTCTTTCTAGTGCAAGTATACACTACCTCATCAAAATATGGTATAAAAATTCAAACCCATAGGAGCTGAGATGATGTAACTTTTTGTATCTTTCTAGTGGTAAACttgtttgtgtaaaaataaaataaatcattcattatcacaacaacaaagatgaagttttaaaattaataatagttTAAGAAAGCAACAAAACACTCATAAGATCTCAAGAATAAAAGTGTAGTTTAGAACAATGAATCAATTATGAGATGGTTTTACAATGATATAGTTTGATATAGATCTATACAGTTTCTTGGAAACCTAGTGATCTTAAAGGTCTTTAAACTCTACCATCATGATAAACATGGGACGACTGCCCTTTCGGGGTACACTCACAATGTTTATCATGCAACATTACTAGGTGAGGTCTTAGTGGCGCTTCTCATGGAGAGGTCGAGCCTTTTGCCTATGAAAAGAAATTTAGATTGATCTTTTAACTTTGCGTTCTAAATCTATGTTAATTTCTAGCAGTCTTTCAAGATTTCATCTCCTTTCAGTCTTAGGGAAGTAACTCATAACAAACAAACAGTTCCATTCTCAGCTTCTTTCGATCTTGGGGAATTTGAcaataaatgtaaaattgatcaattttttttttttttttgaagattagcatgaaaatagtttgtttaaaataaactcaaagGTGTAACTATCTACTCTTTtgcaaatataattataatatcaaCATGTCTAAACCACTAAAGGGGTTTATTCATGATAACTTAACCaccaaaacaaaaagtaaagaagagatgaataaaaatataatagatatattaatataagagTTTAGTTTATAGTTCAAAGAAATATTACAGTCCAAAATGAGGAGATGTGAGCTCTTTGCATCACTCACCTAAGTAATCATAATTCTAACTTTATAAGAACTAGCAGTCATCCTCATCCATGGAAGAGATGAGATGGTTAGAACTCTAGTGGCTGCGATCCTTAGCTGTGTAAGTTCAGAGTGAAAcctaagagagagagagagggggtgAATTAGGTTTTGCGACTTTTTTCAGTTATTTTAGAGATGTTAgagttctttttattttttcgaaaAGTTATGGTAAAGGAATGAAGGAAATGCcgaaagataaagagagtagagatgagaaaaattacacaaagcaattatagtGGTTCCCCTTTTAACCTAAGGGTAGTCCACTTCCTCCACACCCCTGAAGAATTTCTCTATGTTAGAATTTTTGTTACAAACCAATCCTCACCCCAAGGCCTCTTTAACAATCTTCCTAACAATTACAAGATAGCACTCCAATATCTTTACAACAAGAATCTTCACCAAACCCTATGATGAAATTCCCACAACCTTTGAACAAAAATCTTCACCAAAACACCATGATGAAATTCTTACAAACAATTGAACAAGTATTGAAGAACTTTCGTATGTCTGTATCAAATCAATATCACTTTTCAAATGAGTATAACTTAATGTTGAGAAACCTTTTtggatatgaaaatataattaaggttTCACAAAATTGAAGTTTGAAAGTTTTTGTTAGAAAGTGATATTTGATCTTAGATTTCTTGAATATGAAAGTtggttgatgtttttttttttttataatttttttttatcataaatatatttatagaggTTTCAGAAAACATCCATGATGCAAGGCATCAGTTCCAAGGGGTTTCATGGAcaattactaatcatttgaaTAGCATATGTTCATGAAATTTCTTTATGACATGTGGTAATCTACTACACCAATGTGGTAATTGATTACCATGTTCCAATGTTAAAACAATTGAATTCTTAAAGGTGGTAGTCGATTacaacattgaaaaaaaaaagttttcatcaaTTTAAAAGCTTGTGATGACAGTCCGTCATTCGCTATTTTGAGagtctttttatatgtattttgatcataAAGTGGAGTTCGCAAGgcaacttatgcagcaaaagagtagaaaactgaagaaaatacaaagaagagaatcgtgtcacgatttggtaaaaacgtgacacgattttagaagaccaaaatcaagcttcgatattgaagaaatcgtgtcacgatggcataatcgtggcacgatctgaggaaaccctaattcagaGATTTGCGATTCAatgagaatcgtgccacgatttacttaaatcgtgccacgattttaggcggaattctgtgcctatttaaggtgaagtctattccaaagacaagggtgacgatttggagagagcaaagtgcgattttgagacctaaagacggctaggagggcgatttcttcaaccttctatcagtttatgtatgttttaattccactattgattatgctatttgtaaactcaattatgagtagctaaatctcttagagattaggtctgagatgattctttgtaaccctaattgaaccatgttgttgtgaaactctatttattgtgaatgacaatctagtttttattcaattcaattgttcttaatgctttttatatcctgatcaaatataaacatgatttagtgagaatgaatgactactgaccatagctttctacttagacagaattgaattgttctaataaacagggttagtctaagaatggataatcgtttgttagtgatattaggttaacgtgcttaaaccttcaaagattattagaccacctaaggaattaggggctgtagtttgagaagagggtcctaactcaagggattgattaggactattttgttaactatcgtggaattagaaaatcattcataagaataggtgcagtataccaattaggggaacatagatgattcgaaagacctgatctcatctctctctcttattctttccaactctatctttatattctgttatttaattttatgcaaaccaaaactactgcctcaggcattaaaataatttacacatcctaaatattaacattattgCTAAATtaagattaacacagtcctcgtgggaacgatatttttactacttcgatagtatttagtacacttgctaaaatatctatcaGGTTGTTTCTCATAGACTCTTATATTTAACTTAGAAAAAGATTTGTGATAAAGTTCAAATGAATGTTTTAGCATTCTAAGTTATATAACTATTGAAAGCGATAAAGCAAAGATAAAGACCATAATTAGAAATATTCacattatataatctaaaagtcttcatctttattttatgcttttgtagtttttcttcttttgtgatGTGAGTTTGTTATCATCGAAACTCATCCAAGTCTAAGAAGAAAATCTTCTTCACAATCTctccctttttgatgatgataaGTCATATCTTTTTGACAATGTTTGTTCAATGAAACTTCCCTCATCTTGTATATCTCCCCTATTGTTTTGCAATTGGATAATCTTAAACAGTTTAAGCACAAAACACAAGCATACACTTTCTCCTCCTTTTGAAATcatcaaaaagaagaaaaaagtaaaatccAAATGGTCGTAATATAagggaaataaaaaatttatgtaaaaataacTTATCTTCTTCACAATAATTTGATGTCAACGTTGATATTAAAGTGTCAATCTTTCTCAAATCACCttcaattcaataaatttttaaaccTACCATATCATATGGTCGGGCATCCTGAAAAACCAATATTAATTTAACAAGATTTGCATATAGTCTTCAAGTAATTAATAGTACTTTCTAGATACCCATTTTTTCTTTGGGTCCTCTCGGATTAGTTCCTTTCTTTATCCATACATACTCACCATAAGGAACACCATAGTTTCTTATGTAGCAAGTATTAGGGGTATGGCCTTTTGTGTTGCAATAGAAACATGTTGATTTATGAACATGATATGAATTAGAATAATTTCTACCGTTAGAATTAGTTCTAAGATTAAATCTTCTAGGGGGATTTACACTGtgcattttctttgtttctatGTTGTCAGAAGTTGTGCTTGCTTTGATAAAGATTGTTTTATTTGTGCTTGGTTTATATAAATTAGAAAATCCAAACCCAATTTTGTTATTAGAATATCTTTGTCTGCTAAGCAGATCTTCTAAACCAATTTGacctttttcataattttttatcacttggtttaattcaacaattttcGATTCAGGTTCTTGACATTTATTACATGTAGAAGTTTTTACTTTCTCTAATTCCACATTTGTGTCATTAGCCTTTCTTTCTAGAGAcgaaattaatttcttttgttttgcaCAAGTTTTAGAAAGAGTCAAACATTCTCCATGTAAATCATGAAATAACTTTTCTAATTTCTCATATGTAGGTTTTTCATTTAATTCATAATCACTAACCTTTTGTTCACGTCCTTCATTTTTCTCCAATCGATCAAGCTCCAATTTATGTTCATGCAATTTACCAAATAGTGCCGCCAATGGCATATTtgatatgctttttttttacttttctaaAATGGCCTTCACCTTTGGTTGCCGTTCTAATTCCAAGAATTTCACAACAATCATGTAACTAATATCCTTTTTGGATTATGATGGAAACTTGGTAAGAACCACCCCCACTTACTTCAGCAAGTAGCCCTATTTTTGTAAGATCGCTCAATCCTCACTTGAGTGATGATAGAAACTTGGTATGAACCATCCACACTTTCTTGGATTGAGTGTCctaattctttttatttgtaatcTGACCTACCTAAAGTGCCACcttatgatatttttgtttcatATACTAACTTATGTTACTATTTATGCATTTTAGACTTACATTTACTATCAAAGTTTTTGTTGTTCTGATGCATATTTATACTATTACTTAAAGCTGCAACTTCATAGTCGTTTCTATTGATTGTTTGTcatctatttcatttttcaatttaggAGGATGCATTTTATAGTAAAGATTCATTTTAGCCCTAAAGAAACACCATAAGACCCATTTTTAGTAATTTATTACTCATACTAATTAATGTATATGATGTGCATAAagataactcttttttttagttattttcattaagaaaatattatttataacttattaaattgaaataagGTTATTTGATTGTTATAGAATATAATTTACATttgtattgatttttattttttatatctttgtAATTTCTCATTGATTGTGTTGTTGGTAAAAGATTTTAGCTGAGTTTCGGATAATGTCCTCAACTATGACTCTTTTCTTCAAGCGATCGatgcaaaagaaaaatttgtgTCCCTCAGTTGTGGGTTTCTTAACTGCTCCAGTAGAGCGTTAAGTACAAGTGTTTTTGGGATTTGTGCTACCAAACAACAAAATGcataaaagaaagataaataaaggCAGATTGATAAAGAGATAAAAGTTGAGAAATAAACATCTTGTTTGATTGGATGTGTTGTATACAATGTATTAATTGAGTATTTATAGGCATAAACTATCCATACTAACCAAACAATGTGGCCTATATAGTGTCCAACGTCTGCTCGACTAATTTGCAGGAAAGTGCATGAGTTTCCTCGTTAAGTGTGTCCCATGCTTGGCTTTGAGTCTCCTTCTTCACAACATAATTCATTGACATGGTCCTTGGTGCCCAATTCCTACAAGAACGTACTTCACACCACATCGTGATTTGTGGTTAGTGGTGCTATAAACATGGAGTGCGGGTTTTTAGCCTCATTTTCTAGTCCTACAGAGCTTTAACTCGGGCTGGGATCCTTTAGACCCACATTCTTGCTATGTGGACTTGAGAAAGAATCAACTAGACGCAATAATACATTTAGGTAAACAAAGAAACAGTGGAGTGCAAACACCCTTCTCATGGGAGAAAACATTGACATAACGACATCGCTGAAAATGCACAAtttgaaaaaaccaaaacatttcGGGATCATATACTAGGGTATCATAAGAATATcctttagaaaaaaattcaataggCATCGAAATAGCCACACATTGTTTTCTGATATTATTAATGACATAGTGATAAACACCATGTGTGAGCTTCT
It encodes:
- the LOC25488536 gene encoding protein NCA1 — encoded protein: MKPVCPFVKIPRPDDSNASKKSNENSNKHHVEHDSKVKKEVKDSASVSPKCPLGYDSQTFKIGPLSCMVCQALLFDTSKCVPCSHVFCKACILRFKDCPLCGADIEKIEPDADLQGVVDRFIEGHARIKRSVNLDNGEEAAENNKPVIYEDVSLERGSFLVQQAMRAFRAQNLESAKSRLNLCAEDVRSQIEKVGNTSELCSQLGAVLGMLGDCCRAMGDSSSAVTYFEESVEFLSKLPKDDLEITHTLSVSLNKIGDLKYYDGDLQAARSYYFQSLNVRRDVVKNNSNVSSQVLDVAVSLAKVADVDKSLGDEKSASDGFQEAIDLLESLTLKSEASGLEQRRLSVLDFLRSQKANKQEQVEQTV